From the Lathyrus oleraceus cultivar Zhongwan6 chromosome 4, CAAS_Psat_ZW6_1.0, whole genome shotgun sequence genome, one window contains:
- the LOC127137542 gene encoding protein MAIN-LIKE 1-like, with the protein MICINLTYKHNGYRHERLRRQHSPVPPLTDDVIVLVPPVTDDVDPVRPLEGEAVADAEPWAFGGGPFDLSLLPLYLDHTARHIWDNEKRDPQKFVNHKRKIVALPPPNEDWFLSIMTLSGMKDLCMTGYTLVNHGMLNAPVERWHSKTSLFHLLHGEMSITLDDVSFLLHLPIRGRFFDHGKVSKDKALEMIVEYLGDDPEKAMKEVHMTMGAHARFEFLRNIYATEIQRAEQDDGDC; encoded by the exons ATGATATGCATTAATTTAACTTACAAGCATAATGGCTATAGACATGAAAGACTGAG GCGTCAGCATTCACCAGTGCCACCTCTTACGGATGATGTTATTGTTTTAGTCCCACCTGTCACTGATGATGTTGATCCAGTGCGACCTCTAGAGGGTGAGGCTGTTGCGGATGCTGAACCGTGGGCTTTTGGAGGAGGTCCATTTGATTTATCCTTACTTCCTCTATATCTAGACCATACTGCCAGACATATATGGGACAACGAG AAGCGTGATCCCCAAAAGTTTGTTAACCACAAGAGAAAGATTGTTGCATTGCCTCCGCCGAATGAGGATTGGTTTTTGTCGATTATGACTTTATCTGGCATGAAGGACCTATGCATGACCGGTTACACTCTGGTCAACCACGGGATGCTTAATGCACCCGTGGAGAGATGGCACTCTAAGACCTCGTTGTTTCATCTCCTGCAtggtgagatgtctatcacactAGACGATGTCTCGTTTTTGTTACATCTTCCGATCAGGGGGAGATTCTTCGATCATGGAAAGGTTAGTAAAGACAAGGCACTTGAGATGATCGTAGAGTATCTAGGGGATGATCCAGAGAAGGCGATGAAGGAGGTGCATATGACCATGGGTGCTCATGCTAGATTTGAGTTCCTGAGGAACATTTATGCGACTGAGATCCAGAGAGCAGAGCAGGATGATGGTGATTGTTGA
- the LOC127137540 gene encoding leucine-rich repeat receptor protein kinase EMS1, whose protein sequence is MTTCSSSESFKNSPLNWFAAFISTTVDHLENDNETDFNDKVNGLKEFLSDEMDYFEFMTLNLTDKKDLDCCCKSIDQTELPLMMLDLDNNNFSGKIPSSLWNLSTLMEFSAANNHLEGNIPMELGACVSLTTLDLGNNQLNGSIPDKLVELSELQCLQQHAFREHSETTLAFDESNNFGFVWKLVSGSIPAELGDAVILQGVYLGHNQLSGTIPGSFGKLTGLVKLNLTGNVLFGSIPISFGNMKELTHSDLSYNMLSGELPSIMSGVQSLVGPYVQNNRLSGQVGEFFSNSMTWRIETMNLSHNCFDGNLSWSLGNLSYLTNLDLHQNQLTDEIPSDLGNLMQLEYFDVSDNTR, encoded by the exons ATGACAACTTGTTCATCATCTGAATCTTTTAAAAATAGTCCTCTTAACTGGTTTGCTGCATTTATCTCAACAACAGTGGATCATCTAGAGAATGACAATGAAACCGATTTCAACGATAAGGTTAATGGTCTCAAGGAGTTTCTGTCTGATGAAATGGATTACTTCGAGTTCATGACCTTAAATTTGACAGATAAAAAGGACCTCGATTGCTGCTGCAAGAGTATTGACCAAACCGAGCTTCCTTTGATGATGTTGGACTTGGACAACAACAATTTCAGTGGAAAGATTCCTTCTAGTTTGTGGAACTTATCAACTCTGATGGAGTTTTCAGCCGCAAATAACCACTTGGAGG GAAACATTCCAATGGAGCTCGGTGCTTGTGTTTCACTCACTACATTGGACCTTGGAAACAATCAACTCAATGGCTCTATTCCTGACAAATTGGTGGAACTAAGTGAATTACAGTGTCTA CAACAACATGCTTTCCGGGAGCATTCCGAGACCACTCTCGCGTTTGACGAATCTAACAACTTTGGATTTGTCTGGAAACTTGTGTCAGGTTCCATTCCAGCAGAGCTTGGAGATGCTGTCATACTCCAAGGTGTATATTTGGGACATAATCAACTCTCAGGTACCATTCCTGGTAGTTTCGGAAAGTTAACTGGTTTGGTGAAGCTGAATTTGACAGGAAATGTGTTGTTTGGATCAATTCCAATTAGTTTTGGGAACATGAAGGAGTTAACTCACTCGGATTTGAGCTATAACATGCTTAGCGGCGAACTTCCATCAATTATGTCAGGTGTGCAAAGCCTTGTCGGTCCTTACGTGCAGAATAATAGGCTTTCAGGCCAAGTGGGGGAGTTTTTCTCAAACTCCATGACATGGAGGATCGAGACAATGAATTTAAGCCACAATTGCTTTGACGGAAACTTGTCGTGGTCTTTGGGAAATCTTTCATATTTGACGAATTTAGATCTTCATCAGAATCAGTTGACCGATGAGATTCCTTCAGACCTTGGGAATCTAATGCAACTCGAGTATTTTGATGTTTcggataatacccggtag
- the LOC127137541 gene encoding uncharacterized protein LOC127137541, which yields MSRPLILISALTSNQKVWKIVIRVIDLWIVKEHNGLQHVEAIIHDAEIGGSGKKACINVTLSDDCGAELDVTLWESYANQHTSYIKDNAPPGVILTHDWSLKSLSTRKLNVSNAWNGSKLLLNYDHPQVTAFKSNFEDGKPYSISSQTMSVNFASQTAFEERSFSFVKDMKTIGQIMSLKDDTFCNTIGMTKRFKSNRFV from the exons ATGTCCAGACCACTGATTCTTATTAGTGCATTAACGTCTAACCAGAAAGTATGGAAAATTGTTATACGTGTTATCGATCTATGGATTGTGAAGGAGCACAATGGACTGCAGCATGTCGAAGCTATTATACATGATGCAGAG ATTGGCGGGAGTGGCAAAAAGGCCTGCATCAATGTTACACTCTCCGATGATTG TGGAGCTGAACTAGACGTCACACTTTGGGAGTCGTACGCAAACcaacatacatcatacataaaaGACAATGCTCCCCCAGGTGTTATACTCACCCATGATTGGAGTCTCAAAAGTTTAT CAACTAGGAAGCTCAACGTTTCAAATGCATGGAATGGATCAAAATTGCTTCTAAACTATGACCATCCCCAAGTCACTGCATTCAAATCCAA CTTTGAAGATGGGAAGCCATATTCGATTTCTTCGCAAACAATGTCTGTCAATTTTGCATCACAAACAGCTTTCGAAGAAAGATCGTTCTCCTTTGTTAAAGATATGAAAACTATTGGCCAGATCATGTCTCTTAAGGAT GATACTTTTTGCAACACGATAGGTATGACTAAAAGGTTCAAGTCTAATCGTTTTGTCTAG